A region of Paenimyroides aestuarii DNA encodes the following proteins:
- a CDS encoding succinylglutamate desuccinylase/aspartoacylase family protein gives MEFTSRNLKILGKSVIPGATKTIELKIAKLHTMTQLKIPIIVSRSVYEGPTVLLTAGLHGDELTGIEIVRQIIRKGLNYPERGTIICMPLVNVFGFVNQSRDFPDGRDLNRVFPGSANGSLASRFAYRIMNDVIPTVDYVIDFHAGGRSRFNAPQIRIEPNNHELDDLADAFSTQFLLYSNNIDGSFRSSCDKLGKKYLLFEGGKALDINTSIIEEGIKGTVRFLDKLQMLHKNFSVEKPDKKMIYIENSTWIRAQYSGLLHNFTPNGTFVKEGETLGIITDPYGLVEEPILAPNDGYIICENQASIVFQGDAVYHISTQLKDE, from the coding sequence ATGGAATTTACATCTCGCAACCTTAAAATTTTAGGTAAATCGGTTATTCCTGGGGCAACAAAAACAATTGAGTTAAAAATTGCCAAACTGCATACCATGACCCAGTTGAAAATTCCGATTATTGTTTCGCGTTCGGTGTATGAAGGCCCAACAGTTTTGCTCACTGCGGGGCTTCACGGCGATGAACTAACTGGTATTGAGATTGTTCGGCAAATTATTCGAAAAGGACTTAATTATCCCGAACGTGGCACCATTATTTGCATGCCGCTTGTAAATGTGTTTGGTTTTGTGAACCAATCGCGCGATTTTCCCGATGGGCGCGACTTAAACCGTGTGTTTCCTGGTTCGGCAAATGGTTCGCTGGCAAGCAGATTTGCTTATCGCATTATGAACGATGTGATACCAACGGTTGACTACGTGATTGATTTTCATGCAGGAGGACGCAGTAGATTCAATGCCCCACAAATTCGTATTGAACCCAACAATCATGAGTTAGATGATTTGGCCGATGCATTTTCTACCCAATTTTTGCTGTATTCCAATAATATTGATGGATCTTTTAGATCATCATGTGATAAATTAGGCAAAAAATACTTGCTTTTTGAAGGTGGAAAAGCTTTGGATATTAATACAAGTATTATTGAAGAAGGTATAAAAGGTACGGTTCGCTTTTTGGATAAATTGCAAATGCTGCACAAGAATTTTTCAGTAGAAAAACCCGATAAAAAAATGATTTATATTGAAAATTCTACATGGATCAGGGCGCAATACTCAGGTTTACTACACAATTTCACTCCAAACGGAACATTTGTAAAAGAAGGCGAAACATTGGGAATAATTACCGACCCCTACGGTTTGGTAGAAGAACCTATTTTAGCACCAAATGATGGATACATTATTTGTGAAAACCAAGCATCTATTGTGTTTCAAGGTGATGCGGTTTATCATATTTCAACCCAATTAAAAGATGAATAA
- a CDS encoding 5-formyltetrahydrofolate cyclo-ligase: MNKKDLRRKYKSLRGALSTDEIEDFSLKIANQALKLPIWNFENYHIFLSIHEHREVQTDYLLHILNGKDKNVIVSKSDFENRTMQHVLLTDNVTIKKNEWNIPEPQNGFSVVDEQIDVVFIPLLAYDVSGNRVGYGKGFYDLFLSKCKPNVVKIGLSFFDAEPTIADTNRHDIRLDYCITPDKIYEFGTESVK; encoded by the coding sequence ATGAATAAAAAAGATTTACGGAGAAAATACAAAAGTTTACGAGGTGCTTTAAGCACAGACGAAATAGAGGATTTCAGTTTAAAAATTGCCAATCAGGCATTAAAATTACCCATTTGGAATTTTGAGAATTATCATATTTTTCTGTCGATTCACGAGCATAGAGAAGTTCAGACCGATTATCTGTTGCATATCTTAAACGGAAAAGATAAAAATGTGATTGTTTCTAAATCTGATTTTGAAAACAGAACCATGCAGCATGTTTTACTAACAGACAATGTCACCATTAAAAAAAACGAATGGAACATACCCGAACCGCAAAACGGTTTTTCGGTGGTGGATGAGCAAATCGATGTGGTTTTTATACCGCTTTTAGCCTATGATGTTTCAGGAAACCGCGTGGGTTATGGCAAAGGTTTCTATGATTTATTTTTATCAAAATGCAAGCCCAATGTGGTAAAAATAGGATTGTCTTTTTTTGATGCTGAACCAACAATTGCCGATACAAACCGCCATGATATTCGCTTAGATTATTGCATCACTCCGGATAAGATTTACGAATTTGGAACAGAATCCGTAAAATAA